In Schizosaccharomyces osmophilus chromosome 2, complete sequence, the following proteins share a genomic window:
- a CDS encoding SPAC607.02c-like, conserved protein: MPTKTKKKAVRDAERKKIGYNNGPTEKEENLEDDTPKSFKRLMKMKEFSENKRNKPAEPEKKNSKPQKNEQLKRRPGESMREFSLRVNQSIPVAFKSGKATIDEFTDKKDKKKILKSQEKRLRERTEAEENLEDKNWEEDVSKKFIHVDSRKKRKGSPDPWAGIQEKPAFGETVQAPPKLPELKLKNKITVDNVPKFNSRGQPESLARRQALGQERQELIQKYREMMHGGKK; the protein is encoded by the exons ATGCCTacgaaaacgaagaaaaaggcGGTTCGTGATGCCGagcgaaaaaaaatagg CTACAACAATGGTCCAACtgagaaggaagaaaatttaGAAGATGATACACCAAAATCGTTTAAAAGACtcatgaaaatgaaagaattcTCTGAAAATAAACGAAACAAACCAGCGGAACctgagaagaaaaatagcaaaCCACAAAAAAATGAGCAATTGAAGCGACGACCAGGCGAAAGTATGCGTGAATTCAGTCTGCGAGTGAATCAAAGTATCCCAGTGGCATTTAAATCAGGAAAGGCTACGATTGATGAATTTACGGATAagaaagataaaaagaagatccTTAAATCTCAAGAAAAACGCCTACGTGAGCGGACTGAAGCTGAGGAAAATTTGGAGGATAAAAACTGGGAAGAAGATGTTTCTAA AAAATTTATCCATGTAGATTCGCGTAAAAAACGCAAAGGTTCTCCTGATCCTTGGGCTGGCATTCAAGAAAAACCTGCTTTTGGTGAGACTGTACAAGCTCCCCCAAAACTTCCTGAACTGAAgctcaaaaataaaattacaGTCGATAATGTTCCAAAGTTCAATAGCAGAGGCCAGCCTGAGTCTCTAGCTAGGCGGCAAGCGCTCGGACAAGAGCGCCAAGAACTAATTCAAAAGTATCGTGAGATGATGCACGGGGGAAAAAAGTAA
- the tip1 gene encoding CLIP170 family protein Tip1 codes for MFPLGSVAETATGERGFVRYVGEVESRKGNFVGLELFPEYAESGKNRGIVDGKEYFKTRNGDRTGIFLPIDKCKIASSIAASPSSSPKGNENYIASPAPTSLPMSPNPLSAIPRLTAFPPNNNMNVNSISSTALTPTEKILQKRIEELLFERQNHQQQLEEVLSSVDQLQALVTNFTDQQDELDELRERITMKEERVQQMREEASQRRHDFNSTIEYLEDSTTRLVESYEHRISELEFQLDAYATDKQGDAFLNVCQERDEALSQIEVLEERLGKVLKSRTPAENGSVHGKHRSIIENGSPTLTNVSYESHSRGKASRELPENHPQRRQTLEFYEIEIEVLRNKAESLQVDCDEKGYYISELEARLSKTSFTPSDMEPNHNSTAEREKLLNRISELESTIEKMSLHDDFEGENPSSLNNIPTNIISEDTDNNSVWCEVCENSSHTLAECPTVFGTKDEDIPSLI; via the coding sequence ATGTTTCCTTTAGGAAGTGTTGCAGAAACAGCTACTGGAGAACGAGGGTTCGTTCGTTATGTCGGAGAAGTTGAAAGCCGTAAAGGCAACTTTGTTGGATTGGAGTTATTTCCTGAATACGCGGAATCCGGAAAAAATCGAGGAATCGTTGACggaaaagaatatttcAAGACAAGAAATGGAGATAGAACAGGCATCTTCTTACCAATCGATAAATGTAAAATAGCCTCCTCTATAGCTGCTTCGCCATCGTCATCTCCGAAAGGTAATGAAAATTACATAGCATCCCCAGCTCCTACTTCCCTTCCAATGTCTCCCAATCCGCTATCTGCTATCCCAAGATTAACGGCTTTTCCCCCAAATAATAACATGAACGTAAACAGCATCTCATCGACCGCCCTTACACCTACGGAGaaaatccttcaaaaacGGATTGAAGAGCTGCTCTTTGAGCGTCAGAATCATCAACAACAATTAGAAGAAGTTCTTTCGAGCGTTGATCAACTTCAAGCGCTAGTCACAAATTTCACAGACCAGCAAGATGAATTAGATGAGTTACGCGAGCGGATCACCATGAAAGAGGAGCGTGTACAACAAATGAGAGAAGAGGCCTCTCAGAGGCGTCATGATTTTAATTCAACAATCGAATATCTAGAAGACTCTACAACCCGCCTCGTTGAATCTTACGAACATCGAATATCCGAACTTGAATTCCAATTAGACGCTTATGCAACGGATAAGCAGGGAGATGCATTTTTAAATGTGTGTCAAGAACGGGACGAAGCGTTAAGCCAAATTGAAGTCTTGGAGGAGCGCCTTGGGAAGGTGCTTAAGTCACGGACGCCTGCAGAAAACGGGTCTGTTCATGGGAAACATCGGAGCATCATTGAGAATGGCTCTCCAACTTTGACTAACGTTTCATATGAAAGCCATTCTAGGGGCAAAGCATCTCGAGAGTTACCAGAAAACCATCCTCAACGCCGTCAGACACTAGagttttatgaaattgaaattgaggTATTACGAAACAAGGCTGAATCCTTGCAGGTCGACTGCGATGAAAAGGGTTACTATATTAGTGAGCTAGAGGCTCGTTTAAGTAAAACCAGTTTTACTCCATCTGACATGGAACCTAATCACAACTCCACAGCCGAGCGGGAAAAGCTACTCAATCGAATCTCGGAGCTCGAATCTACGATAGAAAAAATGTCACTTCATGACGATTTTGAAGGTGAAAACCCGTCTTCCCTAAATAATATCCCAACAAATATTATTTCAGAAGATACCGATAATAACTCCGTTTGGTGTGAAGTCTGTGAAAATTCGAGCCATACGCTAGCTGAATGCCCTACAGTCTTTGGTACAAAGGATGAAGATATACCTTCACTAATTTAA
- a CDS encoding glucose-6-phosphate 1-dehydrogenase, with protein sequence MVSFIVFGASGHLAHQKTFPALFNLYARNCVNRQSFYVVGYARSKLSEPDFQNSLKDFIKPEQEQAKLYDEFISRVSYFTGQYDQADSFKEFNKYLENLEKNTDQSKGLRVFYLALPPSAYVSVGNFIHDHVYLPDGRTRMIIEKPFGKDYDSSIKLKEDLHKKWSEDEIYRIDHYLAKDMIINLPTLRFANPHSLDALLNNHHVKSVNISMWEGGGCDGRVGYYDINGVVRDVLQNHMSQIFTVAAMDEPKSESPDDVRYEKVKVLKATSHASLKDSILGQYVSGNGKGGYKDLEGVSKESKATTYVATTLFVDNERWKGVPFVFDSGKSLERGRVEIKYYLKGKESGIFTDVNQDHYISFSVQPNQEVVLTAFANKPMSSERTCVNASLNLNFKEQFSEEMKNKRDAYEILFEDAIRGDPTKFVRDDEVEYAWRIFDEILDSPNEPLPYPAGSTGPKEAEQYLKSHLKLIQ encoded by the coding sequence ATGGTGAGTTTTATCGTCTTTGGTGCTTCGGGTCATTTAGCCCATCAAAAAACCTTCCCTGCACTCTTCAACCTCTATGCGAGAAACTGCGTCAACCGTCAGTCCTTTTACGTTGTAGGCTATGCCAGAAGTAAACTATCCGAACCAGATTTTCAAAACTCTCTAAAAGATTTCATCAAGCCAGAACAAGAACAAGCAAAACTTTATGACGAATTCATCAGCCGAGTTTCTTACTTTACGGGTCAGTACGACCAGGCagattctttcaaagaatttaaCAAATACCTTGAAAACTTAGAAAAGAACACCGATCAATCCAAAGGTCTTCGCGTCTTCTATTTGGCTTTGCCCCCTTCCGCCTACGTCTCTGTAGGTAATTTCATTCATGATCATGTTTACCTTCCAGATGGGAGAACTAGAATGATCATCGAAAAACCATTTGGTAAAGACTATGATTCTTCTATCAAACTCAAAGAAGATTTGCATAAAAAATGGAGCGAAGACGAAATCTACCGTATTGATCATTACTTAGCCAAGGACATGATCATCAATCTGCCTACCCTTCGCTTCGCCAACCCACACAGTTTGGATGCTTTGCTCAACAACCACCACGTCAAGTCTGTGAACATTTCTATGTGGGAAGGCGGTGGTTGTGATGGTCGTGTGGGCTACTACGACATCAATGGTGTTGTTCGAGACGTTCTCCAAAACCATATGTCTCAAATCTTCACCGTGGCCGCTATGGATGAACCCAAATCTGAAAGTCCAGATGATGTTCGTTACGAAAAGGTTAAAGTCTTGAAAGCCACTTCGCATGCATCCCTAAAAGACTCAATCTTAGGTCAATATGTATCCGGTAACGGTAAGGGTGGTTATAAAGATTTGGAAGGTGtttcaaaggaaagcaaagctACCACCTATGTCGCTACCACACTTTTCGTAGACAATGAACGTTGGAAGGGCgttccttttgtatttgattCTGGAAAAAGCTTGGAGAGAGGAAGAGTTGAAATCAAATATTACTTGAAAGGTAAGGAGTCTGGTATCTTTACCGATGTGAATCAAGACCATTACATTTCATTCAGTGTTCAGCCAAATCAGGAAGTTGTTTTGACTGCTTTCGCCAACAAGCCCATGAGTTCAGAACGCACTTGTGTGAATGCTTCCTTGAATTTGAACTTCAAAGAGCAATTCTCGGAAgagatgaaaaacaaaagggaTGCAtatgaaattttgtttGAGGATGCTATCAGGGGCGATCCTACAAAGTTTGTCCGTGACGACGAAGTCGAGTATGCTTGGCGTATTTTCGATGAAATTTTAGATTCCCCTAATGAGCCTTTGCCTTACCCTGCGGGTAGCACTGGCCCTAAAGAAGCTGAGCAGTATTTGAAATCTCACTTGAAGCTTATACAGTGA
- the obr1 gene encoding NAD(P)H dehydrogenase (quinone), whose product MSGQTIAILMYSTYGHVAQLAEAEKKGIEAAGGKAVIYQIPEILSDDILAKMHAPKKPNYPVATTETLTQYDGFLFGYPTRYGTPCAQFRAFWDATGGLWAQGALHGKYFGQFFSTGTQGGGQETTGFTALTSFIHHGMIYVPLGYKNTFGIASDLGHIHGGSAYGAGTYAGADGSRSPSDQELESATIQGETFYRTVYRV is encoded by the coding sequence ATGTCTGGTCAAACTATCGCTATTCTTATGTACTCTACCTATGGCCACGTTGCCCAACTCGCTGAGGCCGAGAAGAAAGGTATTGAAGCCGCCGGTGGTAAGGCTGTTATCTATCAAATTCCCGAGATTTTGTCTGATGACATCTTGGCCAAGATGCACGCTCCCAAGAAGCCCAACTACCCCGTCGCTACTACTGAGACCTTGACCCAGTACGACGGTTTCCTCTTTGGCTATCCCACCCGTTACGGTACTCCCTGCGCTCAATTCCGTGCCTTCTGGGATGCCACTGGTGGTCTCTGGGCCCAGGGTGCTTTGCACGGTAAGTACTTTGGTCAATTCTTCTCCACCGGTACTCAAGGCGGTGGTCAAGAAACCACTGGCTTTACTGCCTTGACCAGTTTCATCCACCACGGTATGATCTATGTTCCCTTGGGCTACAAGAACACCTTTGGCATTGCTTCTGACTTGGGCCATATCCATGGTGGCTCTGCTTATGGTGCCGGTACCTACGCTGGTGCTGACGGCAGCCGCTCTCCTTCTGATCAAGAATTGGAGTCTGCTACCATCCAAGGTGAGACCTTCTACCGCACCGTTTACCGTGTTTAG
- the fft3 gene encoding SMARCAD1 family ATPase Fft3 — protein sequence MDGKRKVDHAENGHYEDLPYDTKRKPVFPPFIADSLSEASEKTNESGGDINARLQILSEMSKRVQSTTPLSNLEGYKQSGNIAPGLAAPGIPTAESFLPPSFPGTVPPVPSVNPYAPPFANPQIPYGEMPNFLDAQSFNMQPPYPGMIGTMPSYADEEEDASDSLPLSLSSQSLVSQAPPTRTSAHRPTMRERYAATSSVTNGLQFTLPISSRKTYEPEADDDSNDDMYSDDESNADRWASRIDTAALKEEVLKYINRCPTQDLADMTGCTLAESEFMVAKRPFPDLESALIVKQPRPIIPKGRRGRREKTPLGPRLVGICMEIMRGYFVVDALIRQCEQLGGKIQRGVENWGLPSTTTFEEGETSLVSFDQMKNIGTPSNAHFITEPPASFSQDASLQDYQIIGINWLYLLYELKLAGILADEMGLGKTCQTIAFFAMLMDKNVNGPHLVIAPASTMENWLREFAKFCPKLKIELYYGSQVEREEIRERINSNKDSYNVMLTTYRLAATSKADRLFLRNQKFNVCIYDEGHYLKNRASERYRHLMSIPADFRVLLTGTPLQNNLKELISLLAFILPHVFDYGLKSLDVIFTMKKSPESDFERALLSEQRVSRAKMMMAPFVLRRKKNQVLDALPKKTRIIEFCEFSEEEKKRYDEFANKQSVNNLLDENVMKTNLDTNANLAKKKSTAGFVLVQLRKLADHPMLFRIRYKDEILRMMAKEIMNEPQYKKANENYIFEDMQYMSDIELHNLCGKFTTIQPFQLKNEPWMDATKVRKLKTILENAIAKGDRVVLFSQFTQVLDILQLVMKSMSLKFLRFDGSTQVDFRQDLIDQFYADESINVFLLSTKAGGFGINLACANMVILYDVSFNPFDDLQAEDRAHRVGQKKEVTVIKFVVKNTIEEHIQRLANAKIALDATLSEKTAEKAESEETD from the coding sequence ATGGACggcaaaagaaaagtagaTCACGCCGAAAACGGTCATTATGAGGATCTTCCTTATGACACCAAGCGCAAACCAGTGTTCCCACCTTTCATTGCAGACTCTCTCTCAGAAGCCTCAGAAAAGACCAATGAATCGGGTGGCGACATCAATGCCCgtcttcaaattttgtCAGAAATGTCGAAACGCGTTCAGTCTACAACCCCTCTTTCCAATCTTGAAGGCTACAAACAATCTGGGAACATTGCCCCAGGTTTAGCTGCTCCCGGTATACCTACAGCTGAAAGCTTTCTTCCTCCATCTTTTCCTGGAACAGTTCCTCCTGTTCCCTCTGTAAACCCTTATGCCCCTCCCTTTGCCAATCCACAAATACCTTATGGAGAAATGCCCAATTTCTTGGATGCTCAAAGTTTCAATATGCAACCACCATATCCAGGAATGATTGGCACAATGCCCTCTTACGcagacgaagaagaagacgcTAGCGATTCCTTGcctctctctctttcttcCCAATCTCTCGTTTCGCAGGCGCCACCTACTAGGACATCGGCTCATCGTCCTACAATGCGTGAAAGGTACGCTGCCACCAGTAGTGTGACAAATGGACTTCAGTTTACCTTGCCCATCTCTTCTCGTAAAACCTATGAACCTGAAGCCGATGATGACAGTAACGATGACATGTACTCGGACGATGAATCCAATGCCGATCGCTGGGCATCACGCATTGATACCGCAGCCTTGAAGGAGGAAGTTCTCAAGTACATCAACCGTTGTCCAACTCAAGATCTTGCTGACATGACTGGTTGCACGTTAGCCGAATCCGAATTTATGGTTGCCAAGAGACCCTTTCCAGACCTTGAGTCTGCTTTGATTGTCAAACAGCCTCGCCCCATCATTCCTAAGGGAAGACGTGGTAGACGTGAAAAAACTCCATTGGGTCCTCGACTCGTTGGCATTTGTATGGAAATTATGCGTGGTTACTTTGTGGTTGATGCTTTGATTCGTCAATGTGAACAGTTGGGTGGAAAAATTCAACGAGGAGTCGAAAACTGGGGCTTACCAAGTACGACTacatttgaagaaggagaaaCTTCCCTTGTTAGTTTTgatcaaatgaaaaacattGGTACTCCGTCCAATGCTCATTTCATAACAGAACCCCCAGCTTCCTTTTCACAAGATGCTAGTTTACAAGACTATCAAATTATAGGTATCAATTGGTTGTACTTGCTTTATGAACTCAAGTTGGCAGGTATTTTGGCTGATGAAATGGGTCTTGGAAAAACATGTCAAACGATTGCCTTTTTTGCCATGTTGATGGATAAGAATGTGAATGGTCCTCACTTGGTCATTGCACCTGCATCTACTATGGAAAATTGGTTGCGTGAGTTTGCAAAATTTTGTCCCAAACTGAAAATTGAACTGTATTATGGATCTCAAGTGGAGCGTGAAGAGATTCGGGAAAGAATTAATTCCAACAAAGATTCCTACAATGTCATGTTAACTACCTACCGTTTGGCAGCTACTAGTAAAGCTGATCGGTTATTTTTGCGGAATCAAAAGTTTAATGTCTGCATTTATGATGAAGGACATTATCTGAAAAATCGTGCTTCCGAACGTTATCGTCACTTGATGAGTATTCCCGCAGATTTCCGTGTATTACTAACTGGTACTCCTCTTCAAAATAATTTGAAAGAGTTAATTTCCCTGCTAGCATTTATTCTTCCTCATGTTTTTGACTATGGTTTGAAGAGTTTGGATGTAATTTTCACCATGAAGAAGTCGCCCGAGAGCGATTTTGAAAGAGCTTTGCTTTCGGAGCAGCGAGTTTCCCGAGCCAAGATGATGATGGCGCCATTTGTATTGCGTCGTAAAAAGAACCAAGTTCTGGATGCATTGCCGAAGAAAACACGTATCATAGAGTTTTGTGAGTTCTcggaagaagagaaaaagagatatgATGAGTTTGCAAACAAGCAAAGCGTCAACAATCTTTTAGATGAGAATGtcatgaaaacaaatttagATACGAATGCGAATCTCgccaaaaagaagagcacAGCTGGATTTGTTTTAGTTCAACTGCGGAAACTTGCAGATCACCCGATGTTGTTTCGAATTCGCTACAAGGATGAGATTCTTCGAATGATGGCCAAGGAGATTATGAATGAACCACAATACAAAAAGGCGAACGAAAACTATATATTTGAAGACATGCAATACATGTCTGATATTGAGTTACACAATCTATGCGGCAAGTTCACTACGATTCAACCGTTCCAGCTGAAGAACGAACCTTGGATGGATGCGACCAAGGTGAGAAAGTTGAAAACGATATTGGAGAATGCGATTGCCAAAGGAGATCGGGTTGTCTTGTTTAGTCAGTTTACACAGGTTCTTGACATTTTACAGCTGGTTATGAAGAGTATGAGtttgaagtttttgagGTTTGACGGATCGACACAAGTTGATTTTCGACAAGACTTGATTGATCAATTTTATGCGGATGAAAGTATCAATGTATTTTTGTTGTCGACAAAAGCAGGAGGATTTGGAATTAACTTGGCATGTGCGAACATGGTAATTCTTTACGATGTATCGTTTAATCCATTTGATGATTTGCAAGCGGAAGATCGGGCACATCGAGTTGGACAAAAGAAGGAGGTGACAGTGATCAAATTTGTGGTGAAAAATACAATCGAAGAACACATTCAACGATTAGCGAATGCCAAGATTGCTTTGGACGCAACGCTTTCGGAAAAGACAGCCGAAAAAGCAGAATCCGAAGAAACCGATTGA
- the atg14 gene encoding autophagy associated protein Atg14 produces MPNATKCQLCETRRPSICEQCLCRDLTSFFKFKDQNQKEVFSHVEHIRQHQGKHVLFRKCVSEKEVLLHKLERLCHIRNDKLSVLSTLQEKIHTMKQETQGRRESLELKSKNLNDCSIHNRDLCAERYIYSLQHSETLQVKLAELQQSLIRKVLDMYQLHWRRDVRLLSMDNGRKHFSENEGGTDSIDASLAYQLSKLTMSVSGSGSGYEENVQRRNQAFLEQATQLNDSVTISGVDVCTKNKEKVFLNPESALTLSFICIFLAQYLNVTLPCPIQLPSPDQKALPVYSNDQMLYIMYNIGWLASITGTFIIPKGMSQLQQMELLQCTGFWLVQLQSKSIQVKSLACCPQLEMDFVTFYRLSCAHNPYAFSYGQTRSKSSKAFQLIS; encoded by the coding sequence ATGCCGAATGCTACGAAATGTCAACTTTGCGAAACAAGACGGCCTTCCATTTGTGAACAATGCCTGTGTAGAGATCTGACGagttttttcaaattcaaggatcagaatcaaaaagaagttttttcCCACGTAGAACATATACGACAACATCAAGGGAAACATGTTTTGTTTCGAAAATGCgtttctgaaaaagaagtgCTATTGCATAAATTGGAAAGGTTATGCCATATCCGAAACGATAAGCTGTCTGTTCTGTCCACccttcaagaaaagatcCATACTATGAAACAGGAGACCCAAGGGAGGCGAGAGTCATTAGAgctcaaaagcaaaaaccTCAACGACTGCTCCATACACAACCGTGATTTGTGTGCCGAgagatatatatattctCTTCAGCATTCCGAGACTCTGCAAGTTAAGCTTGCTGAACTTCAGCAATCACTCATTCGAAAGGTTCTCGACATGTACCAGCTTCATTGGCGCAGGGACGTTCGTTTGTTGTCTATGGACAATGGACGCAAACATTTTTCAGAGAACGAAGGCGGTACTGATTCCATTGACGCTAGTTTAGCATATCAACTCTCCAAGCTGACAATGAGTGTATCGGGATCTGGGTCTGGTTATGAGGAAAACGTACAGCGCAGAAACCAAGCATTCTTAGAACAAGCCACCCAATTGAATGATTCTGTTACGATTTCCGGAGTCGATGTATGTAcaaagaacaaagaaaaagtgtTCTTAAACCCGGAATCTGCTTTAACTTTATCATTCATCTGTATTTTTTTAGCCCAGTACTTGAACGTCACCCTTCCTTGCCCTATTCAATTACCCTCGCCGGATCAAAAAGCACTCCCAGTTTACTCCAATGACCAGATGCTATACATCATGTATAACATTGGATGGCTTGCATCAATTACGGGCACATTCATCATTCCTAAAGGAATGTCTCAATTACAACAAATGGAACTTCTTCAGTGTACAGGATTTTGGCTTGTTCAATTACAATCTAAATCCATACAAGTCAAAAGTCTTGCTTGCTGTCCTCAGTTAGAAATGGATTTTGTTACGTTTTATCGTTTATCGTGTGCTCATAATCCATATGCTTTTAGTTACGGCCAAACGAGATCGAAATCCTCGAAAGCATTCCAACTAATCTCATGA
- the acp2 gene encoding F-actin capping protein beta subunit Acp2 translates to MLPEDAALDLLRRLNPKDISKNLDAILAVAPDLADVLLSSVDQPLQVSSCSESGNQYLLCDFNRDGDSYRSPWTNKYDPPLEDGLVSSDRVRKLESDLNEAMRVYLDLYYEGGVSSVYLWDQDDSYAGAVLIKKASSSGSCGWDSIHVFECLPTSETDVFDYRLTSTIILYLGSDQHSSLVSGALNLSGHLTRQTSQRMPASEQDGEVGNIGRLVEEMETRMRNFLQEVYFDKTRDIINQTRSMQPISENPDKMALRSVLKNLSN, encoded by the exons atgttG CCTGAAGATGCTGCCTTAGACTTACTCCGCCGGTTGAACCCCAAGgacatttcaaaaaatttggacGCCATTCTAGCTGTAGCCCCCGATCTGGCTGatgttcttctttcttccgTAGATCAACCATTGCAAGTTAGTAGTTGCTCTGAATCTGGTAACCAGTATCTGCTTTGTGACTTTAACCGTGATGGTGATTCCTATCGTTCTCCCTGGACAAACAAATACGACCCTCCTTTGGAGGATGGCCTCGTTTCCAGCGATCGTGTGAGAAAGCTAGAGTCGGATCTCAATGAAGCGATGCGGGTCTATCTAGATTTATACTATGAAGGCGGTGTTAGTAGCGTTTATTTATGGGACCAAGATGATTCCTATGCCGGCGCCGTACTTATCAAAAAAG CTTCCAGCTCTGGCAGCTGCGGTTGGGATTCTATTCATGTCTTTGAATGTTTGCCCACATCGGAAACGGATGTTTTTGACTATCGTTTAACTAGTACTATCATCCTTTACCTCGGATCGGACCAACATTCGTCTCTTGTCTCTGGGGCCTTGAATCTCTCTGGCCATTTAACTCGCCAAACTTCGCAGCGCATGCCTGCAAGTGAGCAGGACGGCGAAGTCGGCAACATTGGTCGTTTAGTTGAAGAGATGGAAACCCGTATGCGCAACTTCCTTCAAGAAGtttattttgataaaaCAAGAGACATCATTAATCAAACTCGCTCTATGCAACCCATTTCTGAAAATCCCGACAAAATGGCTCTCCGTTCGgttttgaagaatctttCTAACTAA